In Tachysurus fulvidraco isolate hzauxx_2018 chromosome 1, HZAU_PFXX_2.0, whole genome shotgun sequence, a single window of DNA contains:
- the LOC113657473 gene encoding phosphatidate phosphatase LPIN2 isoform X4 translates to MNYVGQLLGTVRELYKGLNQATLSGCIDVVVVMQPDGSFQCSPFHVRFGKLGVLHSREKVIDIVVNGTPVDLHMKLGDNGEAFFVQETQQADELVPAHLVTSPIPTEEPKFWGRDPHMCESCNENGGIEDEGSTMIKKKKRRKRKQKTTEQRREESEMSLICAQRDSAEHRQHIPSRHIDNYPLSDGDWAPDTTVSESSSPKSDSELAVRSPENVIQHNKHMQWTWGELPEATKLSCREWSEPSKTISIIPTDSTHFRVIDSLKAVATEIEQRTEPAQTIIKPQPQPATSKQEPQLQLQPIISHTDIKIPKLKPLLHGSESHYSEPDPDPQTQGNTSCLYKSETPNVHHTEGQTCRLDHHTPQTEQYTSKSKSSGSKPDSTGSVEGSQLPVCAAQTDAACLLRDKPDTTCKRKGLRKRSQHQGPEDIYLDDLTALEPHVAARYFPRSESVEQWEEGCVRCGSPQSVGSAAADSGTDCPSDSTLDLPTVSLSLCGGLGDNAHVNKEKFLEHIVTYKQFADNPGIIENPNMVVKIDNRYYNWTLAAPLILSMQAFQKTLPKVAEDNWVKQKMPKKTNRWWFWRKNSVQQSETQNPARNTICENPQHYPERPDLQQKATADSSTDEDSKELNTAVCVQVTGYTHTHSYKKSLRLSSDQIATLGLKEGPNDVVFSITTQYQGTCRCEGTIYLWHWNDKIVISDIDGTITKSDVLGHFLPQFGKDWTHQGIAKLYHTIHENGYKFLYCSARAIGMAGITRGYLQGVNDSGTILPQGPLMLSPSSLYSAFHRTCLPTSTCKFQHAIYSQ, encoded by the exons ATGAACTATGTAGGCCAGTTGCTGGGGACAGTACGGGAGCTGTATAAAGGCCTAAATCAGGCTACTCTTTCTGGCTGCATtgatgtggtggtggtgatgcaGCCTGATGGATCTTTCCAGTGCTCACCTTTCCATGTCCGCTTCGGCAAGCTGGGAGTTCTGCACTCCAGAGAGAAAGTG ATTGACATTGTGGTTAATGGGACACCAGTTGATCTGCATATGAAGCTGGGTGATAATGGAGAGGCTTTCTTCGTCCAGGAGACCCAGCAGGCTGAT GAATTGGTCCCTGCCCATCTGGTTACTTCACCAATCCCAACTGAGGAACCAAAGTTCTGGGGCCGGGACCCTCATATGTGTGAATCGTGCAATGAGAACGGAGGAATAGAGGATGAGGGGAGCACCatgataaaaaagaagaaaagaagaaagagaaaacaaaaaacaactgagcagaggagagaagagtcaga GATGTCATTAATCTGTGCACAGAGGGATTCAGCTGAACACAGACAGCATATTCCTTCTCGCCACATAGATAATTACCCACTGTCTGATGGAGACTGGGCTCCAGACAC TACGGTGTCAGAGTCTAGCTCTCCCAAGAGTGACTCAGAACTGGCAGTAAGATCACCAGAAAACGTCATCCAGCATAACAAGCATATGCAGTGGACATGGGGAGAACTTCCAGAAGCCACCAAG TTAAGTTGTAGAGAATGGTCGGAGCCTTCGAAGACAATCAGCATTATACCAACAGACAGTACTCACTTTCGGGTCATCGACAGCTTAAAAGCCGTGGCAACAGAGATAGAGCAGAGGACAGAACCTGCTCAGACAATCATCAAACCTCAGCCTCAACCTGCCACCTCGAAACAAGAACCTCAGCTACAGCTACAGCCCATAATAAGCCACACAGACATTAAAATACCCAAACTAAAACCTCTACTACATGGATCAGAATCTCATTATTCTGAACCTGACCCTGATCCTCAAACACAAGGGAACACGTCATGTCTCTACAAGTCAGAAACTCCAAATGTGCACCACACAGAGGGTCAGACATGCAGACTAGAccaccacacaccccaaacTGAACAATATACATCAAAGTCAAAGTCCTCAGGGTCAAAACCTGATTCTACTGGTTCAGTGGAGGGAAGCCAGCTACCTGTATGTGCGGCTCAGACTGATGCTGCTTGTCTACTCAGGGACAAACCAGACACAACCTGCAAAAGGAAAG GATTGAGGAAAAGGAGTCAGCATCAGGGTCCAGAGGACATCTACCTGGATGACCTCACTGCATTAGAACCACATGTTGCAGCTCGCTACTTCCCCAGAAG tgagtcaGTGGAACAGTGGGAAGAAGGGTGTGTTCGATGTGGTTCTCCTCAGTCAGTGGGTAGCGCAGCCGCAGACAGCGGGACAGATTGTCCCTCTGACTCCACACTGGACCTGCCGACCGTATCGCTGTCGCTCTGTGGAGGCCTCGGAGACAATGCTCATGTTAACAAGG AGAAGTTTCTGGAACATATTGTCACCTATAAGCAGTTTGCTGACAACCCAGGCATCATCGAAAACCCAAACATGGTGGTCAAAATTGACAACAG ATACTATAACTGGACTCTGGCTGCTCCACTTATCCTTAGTATGCAGGCCTTTCAGAAAACACTGCCCAAG GTGGCTGAGGATAACTGGGTGAAACAGAAAAtgccaaagaaaacaaatcgCTGGTGGTTCTGGAGGAAGAACAGTGTACAACag TCAGAGACCCAAAATCCAGCAAGAAATACTATCTGTGAAAACCCACAGCATTATCCTGAGCGCCCTGATCTGCA GCAGAAGGCAACAGCAGACTCGTCCACCGATGAAGACTCTAAGGAGCtaaacacagctgtgtgtgtacaagtaacaggctacacacatacacactcttacaagAAATCACTACGGCTCTCATCAGATCAGATT GCGACTTTGGGCCTTAAGGAGGGGCCGAACGATGTGGTGTTCAGTATCACAACGCAGTACCAGGGCACATGTCGCTGTGAGGGCACCATCTATCTGTGGCACTGGAATGACAAGATCGTTATCTCTGACATCGATGGCACCATCACTAA GTCTGACGTTTTAGGACATTTCCTTCCACAGTTTGGAAAAGACTGGACCCATCAGGGCATTGCTAAGCTCTACCACACTATACATGA GAATGGCTATAAGTTCCTATACTGCTCAGCACGTGCAATTGGGATGGCAGGTATTACTAGAGGTTATTTACAAGGGGTTAATGATAGCGGCACGATTTTACCACAAGGGCCTCTCATGCTCTCACCAAGCAGCCTGTATTCAGCTTtccacag GACGTGTTTGCCTACAAGCACGTGCAAGTTCCAACATGCCATATATTCACAGTGA